The genome window ATAATCTAATGCAGAGTACTAAACTGCTGGGTAGGGAAATTTACATCATCTCACTAATTGCAGATTATAACGATATGTACTAGTTAATCTGTCGGTCTCTGTATTGCACTAAAGTGATCTATCAAGATGTGGCAAATCGAAGAAACAGTAAGTAGGCATTTGATGTATAATGATATGCACTAGTTAGTCACTGACCGCTTTCATTCGAGAAATAACCATGTCTTTAGCTGCTGAAGACCTTGAGAccaaattaataacaaaaagaCCTTCCTCAGAAAGGACATCTTTCACAGTCAGAAGAAATGATTCTTCTATAAAATCTGCAGCAGGGCATGTTATTCCAGAACTGTACAAGAACAAAGTTAAATTAGTACTGGAATTGAGGATGAAAGACCTTGGCATGAATTCAAAAGAAATAGAATATGAACAATCACCTTGAATCTGCAGAGTCCACATCTATAACAAGTATGTCAACCTTGGTACTTCCTCCACCACTTGCAAGAAATGGGGCACAGTTTTCATCAGAAGAAAACGATTTTATATCACCAGAATCATTCTCCTTTCTCGGGACAATAGACAACCCTTCATCTGCATGTCTGACAAACTGGATCCCATCTGCAATATGTACCTGAACACTCATAGAAGAATCCAATTGATGAGCACCGTGCAGATACCAAATTAAGGATAGGGATAAGTGGAGGCCTTCTTGGAATTCTAAGCACTAGTTGATTCAAACCAATTCAGTGCTAAAGGTAACTTAACTAATACGTGAGAAACAACATATGGCACTCAATTTATACAAGTTAGGTTCTGAACAGGATCGCTAAACTACTTCACAGGACTATGTTTACATTAACTTAGTACCAtggacaaataaaaaaatctatCCAAGTGTGGCATTCTTTttcacataaaagaaaatttttcggaataagataaaaaaatctgcatcaagattcaagagGCTGTAATGAATCTTGCAATGCTTTAACATGAACAAtaagaatgaaatatgtataaAAGAAACACTACCACCAACATATATTCCTATAATCGAGCTTCAGAATTATTCAGTGCTGTTCAAAAGAGACGGCATCACCGACTTCTCAACAACTCCTCACAGGTTAAGGCCCTACAATTCCTCCAAAGTTGCTATGGCAGCATCAATTaataaaagaagaacaaaaaaatatttaccaaCCACACCATTTTCTCGCATATTCCAAAATATGATCAAAGTTACAATGCAACCAAATTTTTTGAGTCATGTCATGGTTGTCTTAACTACATATATCCAGCTCTATACTACTCCAAGGATGTAATGCTATCACCTGATAGAAGTAATATTTTTTCTGTTgaattagaaaggaaaaaaaaaacataaatgaaaGTAAACAAATAAGAGCAACAGTTTGTTTACCTTCAATGATGCATCTTCAGTAAAACTGAAGTAGTCCTTTGCAAGATCAAGTATTACAGCATCCAACTCCACCACCTGGGTACAGCCATTGAACAAGAATGATAGTTGATTAGTTGTTCTATCCCCATATATCTTTTGAGTTTGGTGTAGAGTGTTTAAGATATTAGATTACCTCAGTGCGCAAAAACGGCATACATCCATGGAGAAACATGGGAAGTAAACCTGCTCCAAGACCAATCACAACTGCTTTAACCTAATTAAACATAATTGTCAGACTCCAGTAGCACACAAGGCAAGTAGGCAACTGTAGTCATTTATTTTAAGATGAAGATGTGAAGCATGTAAAGGAGAAAAATCGTACTCATTCGTGCAAACTAAAAGTACGATAAGGTTGATTTCAGAACTTGAAAATGCACTGCAAACTGAAATGGGTCCATGTCTCACACAAGGCACATGGCCTATTAACATGGAAAGCAAGTCCACTTTCATATATTTTAACAATCGTGCAAAAGCATATTTGTTTGAGCAATTATCCAACGACAATTTTGCTTTACAAATGAaaaaagttggaaaaaaaaattctgcacTAAATTTGAAACAAAGTTTACACACTATTCCAACAATTTCtaaccatgaaaaaaaaagaaatgcaaGTCTTGATAGCATTTAAGTTAAGGTCAAACCAGGAATAGCAATACTTACTGATTTCCCAGCTGATGCCACAGTTTCCAAATAAGAAGAAACCAACATAAACCCAGAAACAATCCCCGTATGATAAGAACTAGCCAAATAATCGTGATAGACCTTCAGCCCATCGCTTAGTTCTGTAATGTTTAGGAACGGatattagaaagaaaaacaacaagctTTTGAAGCAAATATAAAGAAACAAGATGGGATGTCAAAAGGTAATGATGTAGAACACAATTGATAGATTAACAGAGAGTGGACTTTAAGAGAAAAATAATCCCATAGGGAAGAAGAAGCAAGCAAATGACCTATGAGAGAAGAATTAAGCTAAGAGTTGAAGAAAGAGGGAGGGAAGAAGAAACGCCACTATCACAACCTGCAATCATTAAAGGCACCAATCTTGGATGCTCAAATCTTGGACTCATTGTAATTTCTCACTAACCACTCTCAAATCCTAAAACCATAGGATCCTTACTTTAATAGAACTAAGATTCTAGTATGGAATATAAAACTAACCAAACCAAGAAACGTTGACTTTAAATACTAAAATAAACACTTAATGATTGGAAATGGCTCAAAAGTATGAAACAATAAACTAATTCcagcaaaaactaaaaaaattcaaattaaaaaattcaaataaaatcataatttaaaTTTAGTGAAACTAACAATATAGGAAATCTTGGAATTCCTATATAATCAGGTAATCTAATATTGTAATAACGAAATATATAATGAACGATGAATACAAGTACAACTCCAGACATCTAAAAGAGAGTAAGAGACCGACTATGGTCAGCTACCACAACCCAGAAGGATCCCAATAGGATGTTAGCAGAAGTGAGTCGATTAATAAAAAGTTGCAGCATAAAAGATTGACAATGCTAGAAGTTGATCAAAAGTTGCATAATCATCATTTATTATTATCCTATTGAAATTCAAGTCGATTTTGTCCACAGAAGTAGTCGCATGTGAAACCAACTAGCACAAAAGTCACAATAACATGAAAGAATTATTGACCAACATGCTTGACATGCATAAAAATTCCATTAAAATAATGAGATGAAACATTACCCTCATTTCGTTTTCGACTTCCCTTTCTTTTGGCTTTGGCAGACGAACTACTTCTCTTTCTATCTGCTCCACCAGTACTTTTCTGAGAAGATTCACTCTTGACTAACAGGGCTTCAGATTGCACCAAACTTTCACTCCTTTGGAAAATAAGGCGACGGAATATCACATCTTTGGATGGCAAAAGGCCACTCacatcaacatcaacatttTCATAAACCACATCTTCAATAACTATTGGTCCAGTCAAAGAAGAAGTGACCTACAAAATGCATACAAAGTTTGAAGATCATATAGCAATAAAAGGTGCACAAGATATAGAGCAAAGGAGAAGAAGAGCCAGTTCCAGTTATCCAGTATCATCAAGCCCAAAAAGAATGCCATATTCACAAAAGTCCATATCCAGAATGCATATTTGCAAAAGTGTGTAGACTGGCTGAAAAGAGCAGCTTCCGTGTCAAGTAAACCCCATCATCATTATCACTTTGCCAATTTCGATAATAAGTTCTATGAATGTCAACATCGTGCTAAttgctaaattttcaagtggcAGGAATATAACGCATTCAACTAACAACAGTAGGCTTAAGCAGTAAAGAAAACAATCATCGAACATAAAGCCATCAAATCGTAAGTAACTAAAGTTCTTTTTTTCAAAGAACATTAGCAACAAAAGTTTTAGGTGATAAGAGAAAGGGATTGAAGATAAAGACAACCTTCTAAGCACTAATCGAACTTGAACAATGGCACAAAAACCACTACACGTTCCAGCATAATTAAATGGAATTCAGTTTATACACTCATAATCCTAGCAACTAGACACTCATAATCCTATCTAAGCATTACTTCAAAGAATGAAATGTTATAATAAGTGGGCAGAATTCATCCTTAGTTCCTTACAAATGCTCGGAGTATGAATGTCATGCAATTAAGTAGGCTCAgcgaggaagaaattgagaacaTGAGAAAGGGAACTTGCTGACTATCCAATCCAATTTAACCCCTTAAAATGCCCATGTTATCATGAACACAATAATGTAGACAATAAAATAGTAAGAGAATTTTAAACCTGATGCACAGTTTTCCGTTGCTTGATTCCGTCACTGGCCATCATTATTCTGCAGGCATTCCCATTAACcaaaaaatgacttaaaatctTGATGAAAAATCAACAAAGACTAAATCAGAGCAAAATGCTATTGCTTTAAACTTTTATTATCATGATATTAATATATGGACAGAGAGGAATACTATTTACACTAATTTTGGTAAATCCTATGCCATCATACTGTATGCAAAGACGTATTATCATGCACATTATGTATATGTACTCCTCAAGGTTTTTTAGCCGCATTACTAGTAAGAAAACTAGTTCCTAGCCTGAGGATTTTTTGTATGGAAAATTAAATGAATGACAGCACATtcaaacatgtggcctagtggtaaagttgcaagggtgcaacttagaggtcacaagttcaatgcCTGAAAATAGTCTCtcaacatattatgtgggggtaagataTGTGTACATCTTGTTTGTTCCCGACCCCGCCTTTGCGGGAGCATTGTGCACAGGTGCTGTTTACATcatacaggcgaacatgtgactAAGTGGTAGAGTTATAAGGGTCCAACCTacaggtcacatgttcaattccttgaaacaacctctccacatattatgtgggtgtCTGCGTACATCTCGTGTGTACCCAATCCGAACCCCGCCCACTGCAAGAGCTTTGTGCACAGGTGGTGTTGACCTTTTTTATTGATCAACAACAAGCATAAAAGGTTACATAAGATTCAAGATTGTCCCTCTCATTTCTAATCTCCCTGAACCATCCCATTGAACCAAAAAAGTAAATTGTGAAATTATAAGTACTCCATCTATTAAAACTGTGGATTGCACTATTCAATCTATTTAAACCTCAAAGAAAGTTGATTAACCAAAAAGGAACGAAAAATTAAACTCCGTAaggaataaattaataatgaaatTTCCATGTAAATGATCATATTTCTAAAAATGAACAACCATATCCAGGTACAGCAAGTGAAGACTATTAAAGACGGATTGGATACTTAAAATGAGTGCACAATGCCGTGAATGCTAACCAAAGGCatgcacaaaataaaatttcagaactaatataactaaaaaaattgagaatctCCATCAAGTTGCACATGCAGTTAGATAGATGAAATGAAACAGAATTCTTCTGTCATATCCAAACTCTAGTCTACTCACCCACTCTATATGGTTAAGCATGCATTTGTATGAAGTATGAGCAGTCTGGTAAGAAGTTTAAATTACAAGTGACGCAGGAAAAAGCAAAGGCTTCTTAGAGGAAACAAAATGGAAAGATAAAGACTTCTTTTGGAATCTACACATCAGACGAACCCGGAGTTCTTGAAAGAACTTTAAAAACATCTAATTTTATTAGTAAACTGAGAGACATCTCTTAAAATGTTGTCAGAGCAAGAATGCACAAAAAATATGAGAGAGGTATTGCAAACTTAAACAGCTAAAAACACATACAGGAAAGGTGACCCAGCTACAACAGGCCATATctggtttctttctctttttgaatggaaaaaacaGGCCATATCAGCATATCTTACTGCTAGTGTATTCGTGAACAGTATCCCAGCAGTACCAGCATCCAGTTTATGCTAAACATAACTCAATATATCTTGAATAATTTAATGACCTAACTGGCACAACCAGAGGAAAGTTGATTTAGACCGATCGACATACCAACGAATCCACCCGATCACAGGTTCTGGTGTAGCAAAAGCTTGGGGATCAAGTGACTTTGATAGCATAAACAAAGTGAAGATGCCATCATGGAAAAGTATAAAAGAAAAGTATACTCAGTAAGTAACATACGGAATTTGGGctccattttcttcttttccaggCGCCAATGATTTAACCAGAGGAGACAAGTCCTTCTGAAAGTGAAGCCGAATATGAAATGTCAATACCAGTCAATAGTAGTAACTAACTGTTGGCACAATAGATACAAGCATCTCATTAGAGGACAAGATTATATCACCTGAATGTCATCCATGCTAGCATTAGTGTGACTCGTGTCTAATACGACCTTCATTTGCATCATGATATCATGGATAGATGCAGTAAGTAAAAGGAAATTCATCAAAACTGAAATACAAAAGACAAGGGAATTGGCTCCCCAGAAAACTACCATTATTAAACGAGCTGCCTTTGAGCTTTCAACTACCATCCATTGTCCTTCTTCTGAAGAGAAGAGCCATTCATGAGCCCGAGTCTGAAATCTAATACTTGGTTATTGTATTTAAAATAGAAGCGCACTAATTACCCAAATTGATACACTAAGTAGGATTGCTACATAGACATCAAAAGGCATAAACATAAAATGCTGGGCCACTTGTATCTACCTTGTGTTCGCATGCACATGACTAAgaactaaaaacaaaaaatggggCATGGGAGCAGAGAAGACTCCATGGATAATAAGTTAGGCATCTTTCAATCTACCATGTAATAATTACATCCCATATGCGTGCTCAGCCTACCAGCGTAAATATTTAATGTTCAATACACAAAGACACTACTTGTTACCGAAGTCTCAAATTGGGAAAACCACCAAAAAATATCACCATATCACACTTCTACACATTCCTAAAGGCTAAAACTCATAACAAGATCACTTTTTTAGTTTTATGTGAGAGACAATAGAAGAGAGGGAAGCGCAATTGTTTCTTCCTTCGAAAGGTAATAATTTTATTGAAGCGCCAAGATGGAGCAAGCATGGAACTGCAAGGAGGCTAAAAGGAGAGCCTTAAAGAAGTCGCTACAAGATACTCGAAGCCAAAAACTCATCAAACTAAAACACCTATCAGCAAAAAAGTCAAGAGAAGTGTTACTTCCTGACCAGTTTATATACTTTTACTAGCTCTTCAAAAACATCTTTCTTAACTGAACAAAAACAACATTGATGGAACTTCAAGCCATAATAAAATACTCAGGGTTATTATGTAATAACTGTTACAGAAAactgttatgatatgagttttgatgatgaagtgtgcattctatatgttgatcaaaatatgtgttcta of Tripterygium wilfordii isolate XIE 37 chromosome 13, ASM1340144v1, whole genome shotgun sequence contains these proteins:
- the LOC120013159 gene encoding eEF1A lysine and N-terminal methyltransferase isoform X2 — protein: MEPEHGSELGNRYLSEVKRVLKSGGKFVCLTLAESHVLDLFFPKFRFGWKVAIHAIPQKPSNRPGLQTFMVVAEKENSTVLHQITLSFNQSSINCSGDQAICLYEAIDKENQIRKEYAGGSDVLYSLEDLQLGAEGDLTTLNPGRRCQLTLGVQGGSRFCYKALLLDAKQQMGPFSYNFGVFIVPKTRAHEWLFSSEEGQWMVVESSKAARLIMVVLDTSHTNASMDDIQKDLSPLVKSLAPGKEENGAQIPIMMASDGIKQRKTVHQVTSSLTGPIVIEDVVYENVDVDVSGLLPSKDVIFRRLIFQRSESLVQSEALLVKSESSQKSTGGADRKRSSSSAKAKRKGSRKRNEELSDGLKVYHDYLASSYHTGIVSGFMLVSSYLETVASAGKSVKAVVIGLGAGLLPMFLHGCMPFLRTEVVELDAVILDLAKDYFSFTEDASLKVHIADGIQFVRHADEGLSIVPRKENDSGDIKSFSSDENCAPFLASGGGSTKVDILVIDVDSADSSSGITCPAADFIEESFLLTVKDVLSEEGLFVINLVSRSSAAKDMVISRMKAVFSHLFCLQLEEDVNLVLFGVCSELSIKEGWFPEAAGRLEKLLNFKHPEVRKSIMDASKKIRCLK